Proteins from a genomic interval of Poecile atricapillus isolate bPoeAtr1 chromosome 1, bPoeAtr1.hap1, whole genome shotgun sequence:
- the COPS7A gene encoding COP9 signalosome complex subunit 7a codes for MAAEGKVTGQSQEQFLLLAKAARGAALASLIHQVLEAPGIYVFGELLDMPAVRELADSEFSPVFRLLTIFAYGTYADYLAEAANLPPLTEAQKNKLRHLSVVTLAAKIKCIPYSVLLEQLQLKNVRQLEDLVIEAVYADVLRGSLDQRNQRLEVDYSIGRDIRREELSTITRTLQEWCQGCEVVLSGIEEQVSRANQHKEQQLALKQQIESEVANLKKTIKVTTAAAAAATSQDPEQHLTELREPAPGTNQRQASKKTSKAKGLRGSAKIWSKSN; via the exons atGGCGGCCGAGGGGAAGGTGAcggggcagagccaggagcagttcctgctgctggccaaggcgGCCCGCGGCGCCGCGCTCGCCAGCCTGATCCACCAGGTGCTGGAGGCCCCGGGCATCTACGTGTTCGGGGAGCTGCTGGACATGCCCGCCGTCCGCGAG CTGGCCGACAGCGAGTTCTCCCCCGTGTTCCGCCTCCTCACCATCTTCGCCTACGGCACCTACGCGGACTACCTGG CTGAAGCAGCAAACCTCCCTCCCTTGACAGAGGCCCAGAAGAACAAACTGAGGCACCTGTCAGTCGTCACTCTGGCTGCCAAGATCAAG TGCATCCCCTactcagtgctgctggagcagttACAGCTGAAGAATGTCCGGCAGCTGGAGGACCTGGTGATTGAGGCTGTGTATGCAGATGTGCTTCGAGGGAGCTTGGATCAACGGAACCAGCGCCTGGAGGTGGATTACAGCATTGGGAGGGACATCCGGAGGGAGGAGCTTAGCACCATCACCCGCACATTGCAGGAGTG GTGCCAGGGCTGTGAGGTTGTCCTGTCGGGCATCGAGGAGCAGGTCAGCCGGGCCAACCAGCACAAAGAGCAACAGCTGGCCCTGAAGCAGCAGATCGAGAGCGAG GTGGCAAACCTGAAGAAGACTATTAAAGTgacaacagcagctgctgcagcagccacatcCCAAGACCCAGAGCAGCACCTCACGGAGCTCAGGGAGCCAGCCCCTGGCACCAACCAGCGCCAGGCGAGCAagaaaacctccaaagccaAAGG GCTCCGGGGCAGCGCGAAGATTTGGTCTAAATCAAACTAG